The DNA sequence CGGCATGGTCTCAGGCGCGCTGCCGGCGGCCATTGGTGCCAACGCTCTCGGCAAGGGCTTGATCTGCCCGGCTGAAAGCGGTCCGGAAGCGGCCTGGGCCGGAGCGGGCATCGATATTCTCGCCCCGCGCAGCCTCATAGCGCTTGCCAATCATTTTCGCGGCACGCAGCTGCTTTCGCGCCCCGTGCCCGCCATCCGGACCAGTCCAGTCAATCTGCCGGACCTTGCCGATATCAAGGGGCAGGAAAGCGCCAGACGTGCGCTGGAGGTGGCAGCGGCCGGCGGTCATAATCTGCTGATGGTCGGCCCACCCGGCTCCGGCAAATCCATGCTTGCCGCCCGCCTGCCCTCCATCCTGCCACCTCTTGAGGCAGCGGAGCTGCTGGAAGTGTCCATGGTTCATTCCATCGCTGGCCAATTGTCGGGTGGCAAGCTTTCAGACCGCAGGCCGTTCCGCACGCCGCATCATTCCGCCACCATGGCGGCTTTGATTGGTGGAGGGTTGCGCGCCAGACCGGGTGAGGCCTCACTTGCCCATCACGGCGTTCTTTTTCTGGATGAATTCCCGGAATTTTCGCCCCAGGTGCTGGATGCTTTGCGCCAGCCGCTGGAGACCGGCGAATGCATCATCGCGCGGGCCAATCACCGCGTCAGCTATCCGGCGCAAATCCAGCTCGTCGCGGCGATGAACCCCTGCCGATGCGGTATGGCAGGGGAGCCGGGCTTTACCTGCGCCAGAGGTCCGCGTTGTGTGGCCGACTATCAGGGCCGCATTTCCGGCCCGCTGATGGATCGCATTGATATCCGTATTGATGTTCCCGCCGTTTCCGCCACGGACCTCATCCGCCCCGTCGCGTCCGAGCCGAGCGCGGTGGTTGCCGCCCGTGTCGCCAGTGCCCGCCTCGCCCAGCAGGAGCGTTATGCGGCGGCGGGGTTTCCTGCCATCCGCACAAATGCCCGCTGCACGACAACCCTGATCGAAAAATATGCCGAGCCGGATGCGTCCGGGCTGCAATTGCTGCGCGATGCCGCCGAACGGTTGAAATTTTCCGCACGCGGTTATCATCGTATTCTGAAGGTCGCGCGAACATTGGCCGATCTGGACGGAAAACAGACGGTCGGCCGCATCCATGTGGCGGAAGCCGTGTCCTATCGTATCGCGGGCGAGAGGCTGCCGACAGCGGCTTGAGCCGTGATGCTTGCGCGCTTTGTTGGAAGATGCGGGGCATTCTGAAACGCATATGCCGCCAGCGGTGCCGGCGGCATAATCAACTTCGATTCTTTGGTTCGCGATCGCGCGTACCGGATGGGGTCGTTAGAGCCCAAGCCCTTCAAAAAGCGCCGTCGAAAGGTAACGTTCCGCGAAGGAAGGAACGATGACGACGATGTTCTTGCCGGCATTTTCCTCGCGCGCGCCGACCTTGATTGCCGCCGCCAATGCTGCACCCGAGGAGATGCCGACGGGCACGCCTTCGAGCCGCGCGGCAAGACGTGCGATTTCGAAAGCCTCGTCATTGGTGACGGTGACGATCTCGTCATAAATTCCGGTATCGAGGATGGCAGGTGCAAAACCGGCGCCGATGCCCTGAATCTTGTGCGGGCCGGGGTTGCCGCCGGAAAGCACCGGGCTGTCGGCGGGTTCAACCGCAATGACCTTCACCTCCGGTTTGCGGGATTTCAGAACCTGACCGGTGCCGGTGATCGTGCCGCCCGTGCCGATGCCGGAAACGAGAATGTCGACCGTCCCGTCGGTATCGTTCCAGATTTCTTCTGCCGTCGTCTTGCGGTGAATATCCGGATTGGCGGGGTTTTCGAATTGCTGCGGTATGATGGCGTCGGGCAGCGTCGCAGCCAGTTCCTGCGCCTTGGCGATTGCGCCCTTCATGCCCTTCGGGCCTTCGGTCAACACCAGTTCGGCACCGAGCAGGGCGAGCATTTTGCGGCGTTCGACCGACATGGTTTCCGGCATGGTCAGGATCAGCTTGTAGCCCTTGGCGGCGGCAGCAAAGGCGAGCGCGATGCCGGTATTGCCGGAGGTCGGCTCCACCAGCGTTGTCTTGCCGGGGG is a window from the Agrobacterium tumefaciens genome containing:
- a CDS encoding YifB family Mg chelatase-like AAA ATPase; protein product: MVAKVNTVAFQGIEGVPVEVQVMVAPGKVGIQIVGLPDKAVAESRERVQAALHASGLALPAKKVTVNLAPADLPKEGSHFDLPIALGLMAALGAIPAEALGQYVVLGELNLDGTIGMVSGALPAAIGANALGKGLICPAESGPEAAWAGAGIDILAPRSLIALANHFRGTQLLSRPVPAIRTSPVNLPDLADIKGQESARRALEVAAAGGHNLLMVGPPGSGKSMLAARLPSILPPLEAAELLEVSMVHSIAGQLSGGKLSDRRPFRTPHHSATMAALIGGGLRARPGEASLAHHGVLFLDEFPEFSPQVLDALRQPLETGECIIARANHRVSYPAQIQLVAAMNPCRCGMAGEPGFTCARGPRCVADYQGRISGPLMDRIDIRIDVPAVSATDLIRPVASEPSAVVAARVASARLAQQERYAAAGFPAIRTNARCTTTLIEKYAEPDASGLQLLRDAAERLKFSARGYHRILKVARTLADLDGKQTVGRIHVAEAVSYRIAGERLPTAA
- the cysK gene encoding cysteine synthase A yields the protein MPEARKPGRGRVYSSITETIGDTPIVRLDKLAKEKGVKANLLAKLEFFNPIASVKDRIGVAMIEALEAQGKITPGKTTLVEPTSGNTGIALAFAAAAKGYKLILTMPETMSVERRKMLALLGAELVLTEGPKGMKGAIAKAQELAATLPDAIIPQQFENPANPDIHRKTTAEEIWNDTDGTVDILVSGIGTGGTITGTGQVLKSRKPEVKVIAVEPADSPVLSGGNPGPHKIQGIGAGFAPAILDTGIYDEIVTVTNDEAFEIARLAARLEGVPVGISSGAALAAAIKVGAREENAGKNIVVIVPSFAERYLSTALFEGLGL